The stretch of DNA AATTACCACTCTTGATTACCTCTGTTGCCATCTTCAAAGCTTCCAATTCTTCATTGGTTATACCTAATCCTTTTAAGTCTAAAGTATTTTCTAAATAATAACCTCCATATCTACCTGCCTTAGAGCCAATGTATATGCCAGCTATTTCTAAATCCTTTTTGTACTCATTTACCATACGTGTTGTTACTTCTAATATTTCTGCTATTTCTGCAGCCTTCATAATACCTCCTGTTTGTAAAAGCATATACATTGTAAGGGCATTGGAAAGTCTTGACATTCTATTATCCTCCTTTTGTAAGTCTTTTAATAAATCTTTTATAAACTAAGCTCTGAATCTTTTTTAAGTAATATTGTAAACCAGGTTGCCATTATAATTCCTTTAAATACACTACTAATACTTATACTCCACCATACTCCTTTTAAGCCTAATGGCGTTTTAGTTGAAAGTATTAATGATGCTGGAATACGGAGAGCATTAAATATTATTCCTACTATAGCCGGTGGAAGAGTCTTACCCAAGCCATTAAATGCACCACCAGTAGCTATTTCTATAGACATAAAAAATTGAGATATTCCTAAAATCCTTAAATATATAACGCCTTCTCTTATTGCCTCTTGATCATCAGGTATAAATAGCTTAAATATTGGTTCTGCAGCAAATATAAGTAGCAATGTAGAAAATATACCTATAACACCTATAATAATAATACCCTTAGCATAACCTTCATGAATTCGTTCTTTTTTCTTTGCACCATAATTTTGCCCCACAAAGGCGCTTAATGCTGTGGAAAATCCTCCTGCTGTCATCCAGGAAATTGATTCTATTTGCGAACCTACTTTTTGAACTGCTATTGGAGTAGGACCCCATTGTGCAATTATTT from Tissierellales bacterium encodes:
- a CDS encoding MATE family efflux transporter; translated protein: FVATLIFIKINSSKLSLFCNLDLLQKPDKKYVKKIFKLGFPAALQTGAFASIAMIIAKIIAQWGPTPIAVQKVGSQIESISWMTAGGFSTALSAFVGQNYGAKKKERIHEGYAKGIIIIGVIGIFSTLLLIFAAEPIFKLFIPDDQEAIREGVIYLRILGISQFFMSIEIATGGAFNGLGKTLPPAIVGIIFNALRIPASLILSTKTPLGLKGVWWSISISSVFKGIIMATWFTILLKKDSELSL